One genomic window of Quercus robur chromosome 6, dhQueRobu3.1, whole genome shotgun sequence includes the following:
- the LOC126688866 gene encoding desiccation-related protein PCC13-62-like isoform X4: MALTAASTTTITTLLISLLFLPKFYSSELDSHTSIAKADVDLLEFPLNLEFFEAEFFLYGALGYGLDKVAPNLTQGGPTPIGAKKANLDPFTRDVIEQFAYQEVGHLRAIQKVVKGFPRPLLDLSKESFAKVVDAAVGKKLSPPFDPYYSGVHYLLASYLIPYVGLTGYVGTIPKLQAPTSRRLVAGLLGVESGQDAVIRAYLYEHAHKIVKPYGITVAQFSNYFSDLRNKLGHEGVKDEGLWVPKSEGAEGKINGNALAGDADSVAYDRTAEEILRVVYGSGDEHKPGGFYPKGGNGNIARSHLH; the protein is encoded by the exons atggcACTAACTGCTGCTAGcacaaccaccatcaccacTTTACTAATATCCCTACTCTTCCTTCCCAAATTTTATTCTTCTGAACTCGACTCACACACATCAATCGCAAAAGCAGATGTGGATCTTCTGGAATTTCCTCTAAATTTAGAGTTCTTTGAAGCTGAATTCTTTTTGTATGGCGCTCTGGGTTATGGATTAGATAAAGTTGCTCCAAATTTAACCCAGGGAGGTCCAACACCCATTGGTGCTAAAAAGGCAAATTTGGATCCTTTTACCAGGGATGTTATTGAGCAATTTGCTTACCAAGAAGTTGGACACTTGAG GGCCATTCAAAAAGTTGTTAAAGGATTTCCAAGACCATTATTGGACTTAAGTAAAGAATCATTTGCAAAAGTGGTCGATGCTGCAGTAGGGAAAAAGCTGTCCCCACCTTTTGATCCTTATTATAGTGGAGTTCACTACCTCCTTGCATCTTACCTTATTCCTTATGTTGGACTCACGGGCTACGTTGGAACAATTCCAAAACTCCAAGCCCCTACTTCTAGAAGG CTCGTTGCAGGCCTATTAGGTGTGGAATCGGGCCAAGATGCAGTTATTCGAGCATACCTGTATGAGCATGCACACAAGATTGTGAAACCATATGGAATAACGGTGGCACAGTTTTCAAATTACTTTTCGGATCTAAGGAACAAGCTTGGACATGAAGGTGTCAAAGATGAAGGTCTTTGGGTTCCCAAATCTGAAGGTGCTGAGGGAAAGATCAATGGGAACGCGCTTGCTGGAGATGCAGACTCTGTTGCATATGATAGGACCGCTGAGGAGATATTGAGGGTTGTTTATGGCTCCGGTGATGAGCATAAACCTGGTGGGTTCTATCCAAAAGGAGGCAATGGAAACATTGCCAGATCTCATCTACATTAA
- the LOC126688866 gene encoding desiccation-related protein PCC13-62-like isoform X2 has translation MALTAASTTTITTLLISLLFLPKFYSSELDSHTSIAKADVDLLEFPLNLEFFEAEFFLYGALGYGLDKVAPNLTQGGPTPIGAKKANLDPFTRDVIEQFAYQEVGHLRAIQKVVKGFPRPLLDLSKESFAKVVDAAVGKKLSPPFDPYYSGVHYLLASYLIPYVGLTGYVGTIPKLQAPTSRRLVAGLLGVESGQDAVIRAYLYEHAHKIVKPYGITVAQFSNYFSDLRNKLGHEGVKDEGLWVPKSVGAEGKINGNALAGDADSVAYDRTAEEILRVVYGSGDEHKPGGFYPKGGNGNIARSHLH, from the exons atggcACTAACTGCTGCTAGcacaaccaccatcaccacTTTACTAATATCCCTACTCTTCCTTCCCAAATTTTATTCTTCTGAACTCGACTCACACACATCAATCGCAAAAGCAGATGTGGATCTTCTGGAATTTCCTCTAAATTTAGAGTTCTTTGAAGCTGAATTCTTTTTGTATGGCGCTCTGGGTTATGGATTAGATAAAGTTGCTCCAAATTTAACCCAGGGAGGTCCAACACCCATTGGTGCTAAAAAGGCAAATTTGGATCCTTTTACCAGGGATGTTATTGAGCAATTTGCTTACCAAGAAGTTGGACACTTGAG GGCCATTCAAAAAGTTGTTAAAGGATTTCCAAGACCATTATTGGACTTAAGTAAAGAATCATTTGCAAAAGTGGTCGATGCTGCAGTAGGGAAAAAGCTGTCCCCACCTTTTGATCCTTATTATAGTGGAGTTCACTACCTCCTTGCATCTTACCTTATTCCTTATGTTGGACTCACGGGCTACGTTGGAACAATTCCAAAACTCCAAGCCCCTACTTCTAGAAGG CTCGTTGCAGGCCTATTAGGTGTGGAATCGGGCCAAGATGCAGTTATTCGAGCATACCTGTATGAGCATGCACACAAGATTGTGAAACCATATGGAATAACGGTGGCACAGTTTTCAAATTACTTTTCGGATCTAAGGAACAAGCTTGGACATGAAGGTGTCAAAGATGAAGGTCTTTGGGTTCCCAAATCTGTAG GTGCTGAGGGAAAGATCAATGGGAACGCGCTTGCTGGAGATGCAGACTCTGTTGCATATGATAGGACCGCTGAGGAGATATTGAGGGTTGTTTATGGCTCCGGTGATGAGCATAAACCTGGTGGGTTCTATCCAAAAGGAGGCAATGGAAACATTGCCAGATCTCATCTACATTAA